A window of the Maylandia zebra isolate NMK-2024a unplaced genomic scaffold, Mzebra_GT3a scaffold01, whole genome shotgun sequence genome harbors these coding sequences:
- the LOC106676142 gene encoding uncharacterized protein LOC106676142: MCGKKPKLNKFLFLLLRTRDMSSKYKNTILKSVLISSGPPPVHQLNPKKKMFGTLTKMTVGEKNKKKINKTILLVGETGAGKSTLINALVNYTMGVKWEDEVWFKIVEEEKKSQSKSQTSDVMVYEIFGFEDETLPYSLTIIDTPGYGNTRGTEHDVIVSERLLDLFRSDDGVQEVHAVGLVMKASDNRLSERLLYVFDSVMSLFGKNLEKNIVALITHSDGVTPENVLEALEAAKIKCARIEDEPVCFLFNNQQEKERKKKDKVGLNNAWRVSEGGMSEFSEFLENIEPQKLMTTVEVLDERIRLTACIQNLQERIDFIELKQTEIKQTEEALKKHKEEMKTNKEFTKEIDEVYKVREDIKVGWWCLLAGYAGAVSCKVCEENCHYPGCTMAWYPEHCEVMKGGRCTSCTNKCPASDHVKERKIYVTKTRRVKKTNEEMKKKYEKNKTESEDESSLLENLEKEMNQLTAEKSQWLEESYQHLVRLEEIALNVFSLSTIVHLELLIEKMKGKGDTEKVQKLEEMRSRVDEGARGALQYILHIPAVMKKFGQTLWNKMKNHQTAV; encoded by the coding sequence ATGTGTGGCAAAAAACCGAAACTtaacaaatttttatttttgcttctcAGGACCAGGGATATGTCTTCAAAATACAAGAACACCATCCTCAAAAGTGTTCTTATCAGTTCAGGACCTCCTCCTGTTCACCAGCTAAacccaaagaaaaaaatgtttggaacgCTGACAAAAATGACTGttggtgaaaaaaataaaaaaaagataaataaaaccaTCTTACTTGTGGGTGAAACAGGAGCAGGAAAATCTACTCTGATCAATGCTTTGGTGAACTACACGATGGGAGTGAAGTGGGAGGATGAAGTCTGGTTTAAGATCgtagaggaggagaagaaaagtCAATCAAAAAGTCAGACATCAGATGTGATGGTGTACGAGATCTTTGGTTTTGAAGATGAAACTCTGCCCTACTCTCTGACCATCATCGACACGCCTGGATATGGAAACACCAGAGGGACTGAACATGATGTCATTGTTAGTGAAAGATTATTGGACTTGTTTCGATCAGATGACGGAGTTCAAGAAGTTCATGCAGTGGGTCTAGTGATGAAGGCGAGTGATAATCGACTGAGTGAGCGGCTGCTGTACGTCTTTGATTCAGTGATGTCTCTGTTTGGAAAAAACCTGGAGAAAAACATTGTGGCCCTGATCACACACTCAGATGGTGTAACACCTGAAAATGTTCTTGAAGCTCTTGaagctgcaaaaataaaatgtgccaGAATAGAGGATGAGCCAGTTTGCTTCCTGTTCAATAACCAacaggaaaaagagagaaaaaagaaagacaaggtGGGTTTGAATAACGCATGGAGAGTATCAGAGGGAGGAATGAGTGAATTCTCAGAATTCCTGGAAAATATTGAACCTCAGAAACTGATGACAACTGTTGAAGTGTTAGATGAACGCATCAGATTGACAGCCTGCATTCAAAACCTGCAAGAAAGAATAGATTTTATTGAATTaaaacagacagaaataaaacagaCTGAAGAGGCTctgaagaaacacaaagaagagaTGAAGACAAATAAGGAGTTCACTAAAGAAATTGATGAGGTCTACAAAGTTAGAGAAGATATCAAGGTTGGGTGGTGGTGCTTGTTGGCTGGGTATGCAGGAGCTGTCAGCTGTAAAGTCTGTGAGGAGAACTGTCACTATCCTGGATGCACAATGGCCTGGTATCCTGAACACTGTGAGGTCATGAAAGGAGGCCGCTGTACTTCTTGTACCAACAAGTGTCCTGCATCAGATCATGTGAAAGAAAGGAAGATCTATGTAACCAAGACACGTCGTGTCAAAAAGACTaatgaagaaatgaaaaagaaatatgaaaaGAACAAGACAGAAAGTGAGGACGAGTCCAGCCTTTTGGAAAATCTAGAAAAGGAAATGAACCAGCTGACAGCAGAGAAGTCACAGTGGCTGGAGGAGTCCTACCAACATCTTGTCAGACTGGAGGAAATCGCTCTGaatgttttttctctgtccacTATTGTACACTTAGAGTTATTAATTGAGAAGATGAAGGGGAAAGGAGACACAGAGAAGGTCCAGAAACTGGAGGAGATGAGAAGCAGAGTGGATGAAGGTGCCAGAGGAGCTCTGCAGTACATACTTCACATACCTGCAGTTATGAAAAAATTTGGGCAAACCTTATGGAACAAGATGAAAAACCATCAGACAGCTGTGTAG